The DNA sequence TCCGGCCAGCGCCGAGACGAGGAAGCCCATCGAGGTGGCGCCGATCATGAAGAACACCGCGCCCAGGTACTGACCCAACGGCCCGAACGGCGAGGTGATGTTCTCGGTCGGCAGATCCCACAGCGAGTTCTGGGTGATGATCGTGCCGGCGTCGGCGGTGATCTCGTACCCGCCCAGCGCGAAGCCGAGCGCGATCAGGAGGCCTCCGCCGGCGACGAACGGGATCATGTAGCTGACACCGGTCAGCAGGATCCGCTGGATGCGGGCGCCGAACGAGATCGGCGCGGCCGAACTCGCAGATGCCGCTTCGGCATTGCCGCTCACCCGGGCGCCGTTCGGGTTCTTCGCCGTGGCGATCGCCTCGGCGATCAGCTGGTCGGGCTGCTCGATACCGCGCTTGACCCCCGAACGGACGACCGGCTTGCCGGCGAAGCGCCCGGGCTCGCGCACGTCCACATCGGTGGCGAAGATGACGGCATCCGCCCCGTCGATCACGTCGCGCGGAAGAGCCTGGTAGCCGCTGGAGCCCTGCGGCTCGACGACGAGGTCGATGCCGGCCTTCTTGCCCGCGGCCGTCAGCGCATCCGCCGCCATGAAGGTGTGGGCGATGCCGGTCGCGCACGCGGTCACGGCGACGATGCGCGCGGGGTGTCCATCGATGCTGAGGGCGTCCGACGCCGTGGCCGTGGCAGCCGCCGCCGGGGCCGCGGCTCGCGGGGCCTGCCCCTCGCCGATCGCCGCGTTCACGATCGCGACGACGTCGTCCGCGGTCGTGGCCGCGCGCAGCCCGGCGGTGAAGTCGTCCTGCATGAGGCTCCGGGCGAGCTTGGAGAGCACGGCCAGGTGCGCCTCGGCGGCACCGTCCGGCGCCGCGATCAGGAAGACCAGGTCGGCGGGGCCGTCGGCGGCGCCGAAGTCCACTCCGGGCTTGAGCCGCGCGAAGGCGAGGGACGGCGTGACGACGGCGGCGCTCTTGGCATGCGGGATCGCGATGCCGCCGGGCAGGCCCGTCTCGTCCTTCTGCTCGCGCGCCCATGCGTCGGCGAACAGCGCCTCGGCGTCGGTGGCGCGACCCTGCTGCGCGACGCGCGCAGCGAGGGAGCGGATCACCGCCGCCTTGTCGGATCCGAGCGGGGTGTCGAGTGACACCAGCTCGGCGGTGATGGTCTGGGACACGATGACCTCCAATGGTCGGTAGTGCGGATGATGCGGTGGGTTCGTCAGTCGTTCAGTTCTCGGACGACGACCTCGCCCGGAGGCAGATCGTCGGGGGTGGGTGCCTGGGTTCCGGGGAGGGATGCCGCTGCCGCGCCGTACCGCACGGATCGACGCAGCCGATCGGCCGGCGCGTCGCCGGCGACGTCGGCGAGCAGGTAGCCGGCGAGCGAGCTGTCGCCTGCGCCGACGGTGCTCACGACGCGGATGCGCGGCGGTGTGGCCTGCCAGGCGCCGTCCGTGCTGACCAGGACGGCCCCGTCCGCGCCGAGGGTCACCAGGGCCGCAGCGACCTGCGCGGGGACGAGCGCTCGCGCGACGGGGAGCACCGCGGCGGCGAGGTCGGCGCCCGCCTCCAGGTCGACCCCGGCCAGTTCGGCGAGTTCCTCGTCGTTCGGCTTGATCAGATCCGGCGCGGCTTCGGTGACGACGGCGCGAAGAGCAGGTCCGGAGGTGTCCACGGCGATCCGCGGAGCGCCCGCCCCCCAGCGTGCGCGCACCGCGCGGATCATCTCGACGTAGAGGCCGCCGCCCGCCCCCGGCGGCAGCGAGCCCGCCAGCACGAGCCACGCCGCACCTTCGCTCGCCGTCACGACCGCCGCGATGAGCTCGGAGACATCTGCGGTGGAGAGCGCCGCGCCCGGCAGGTTGAGCTTCGTCGTGACGCCCGCGGGATCCGTGATCGTCACGTTCGCGCGGGCGTGCCCTGCGACCTCGACCGGGTGGGCCGGCACGTGCGAGGCGCGCAGCGCCGTCGAGAAGGGGTCGTCCTGGGCGAGCGGCAGCACCGCGGTCGTGGGCACGCCCGCGGCGGCGACCACGCGGGCGACGTTGATGCCTTTGCCGCCGGCGTCCTCGCGGGAGGAGACGGCGGACTGCACCTCGCCTGGCTGCAGCGCGGCATCGAGGGTGATCGTGCGGTCCAGGGACGGGTTCGCGGTCACGGTGACGATGGAACCCGCCGGTGCGATCGGACTCATGCGATCCAGACCTCCACTTCGGCGTCGGACAGGGCTGCGGCCAGCGCGGCGTCGGGAGCGGCATCCGTCACGAGGACGTCGATCGCGTCGAGCCGGGCGAAGCTGACGAGGAGCTCGGTACCGAGCTTGTCGGCGTCGGCGACGACCACGACGCGCCGCGCCGCGCCGACGATCGCGGACTTGACGGCCGCCTCATCGGGGTCGGGGGTGCTCAGACCGAAGGAGGCGGAGATGCCGTTGGTTCCGAGGAACGCGATGTCGGGCCGCAGCCGCTCGATCGAACGAACCGTGTCGGCGCCCACGGCCGCCGCCGTGGCGGTGCGCACGCGTCCGCCGATGACGGTGACGTCGGCATCCGGGGTCCCCGCGAGCGCGTAGGCCAGCGGCATCGCGTGCGTGACGATCTCGACCTGCCCGCCCGCGAGGGACAGCCGCTCGGGCAGCTGCGTGGCGATCGCCTGGGTCGTGCTGCCGGCGTCGAGGTACAGAGATCCGTGGAACCGGGGGCCGATCACTTCCATCGCGCGGCGCGCGATCGCCGACTTCGCCTCGCTGCGGACCCGCGTGCGCTCCGCGAGCGTCGGCTCGGCGGTGCTGTCGCGCTCGCGGCTGACCGCGCCGCCGTGCAC is a window from the Microbacterium lacus genome containing:
- a CDS encoding fructose-specific PTS transporter subunit EIIC gives rise to the protein MSQTITAELVSLDTPLGSDKAAVIRSLAARVAQQGRATDAEALFADAWAREQKDETGLPGGIAIPHAKSAAVVTPSLAFARLKPGVDFGAADGPADLVFLIAAPDGAAEAHLAVLSKLARSLMQDDFTAGLRAATTADDVVAIVNAAIGEGQAPRAAAPAAAATATASDALSIDGHPARIVAVTACATGIAHTFMAADALTAAGKKAGIDLVVEPQGSSGYQALPRDVIDGADAVIFATDVDVREPGRFAGKPVVRSGVKRGIEQPDQLIAEAIATAKNPNGARVSGNAEAASASSAAPISFGARIQRILLTGVSYMIPFVAGGGLLIALGFALGGYEITADAGTIITQNSLWDLPTENITSPFGPLGQYLGAVFFMIGATSMGFLVSALAGYIAYAIADRPGIAPGFVAGAVAVLMNAGFIGGIVGGLLAGVVAWWLGRLPAPRWLRGLMPVVIIPLVGSIVASGLLILFLGRPIATLMTWLTDWLTSLTESGGSAVVLGIILGLMMCFDLGGPVNKVAYSFAVAGLAAGSIDNPAPLYIMGAVMASGMVPPLAMALASTVLARKLFTPVERENGKAAWLLGASFISEGAIPFAAADPLRVIPASMVGGAVTGALCMLFQVGSYAPHGGIFVLFAISPIWGFLVALAAGVVVTGFLVVGFKRFIAPKELAQAESNLQVAAVPA
- the pfkB gene encoding 1-phosphofructokinase, which gives rise to MSPIAPAGSIVTVTANPSLDRTITLDAALQPGEVQSAVSSREDAGGKGINVARVVAAAGVPTTAVLPLAQDDPFSTALRASHVPAHPVEVAGHARANVTITDPAGVTTKLNLPGAALSTADVSELIAAVVTASEGAAWLVLAGSLPPGAGGGLYVEMIRAVRARWGAGAPRIAVDTSGPALRAVVTEAAPDLIKPNDEELAELAGVDLEAGADLAAAVLPVARALVPAQVAAALVTLGADGAVLVSTDGAWQATPPRIRVVSTVGAGDSSLAGYLLADVAGDAPADRLRRSVRYGAAAASLPGTQAPTPDDLPPGEVVVRELND
- a CDS encoding DeoR/GlpR family DNA-binding transcription regulator translates to MYAMERQELIERILLDEGRVSVVDLSRRFDVTTETVRRDLDQLERSGALRRVHGGAVSRERDSTAEPTLAERTRVRSEAKSAIARRAMEVIGPRFHGSLYLDAGSTTQAIATQLPERLSLAGGQVEIVTHAMPLAYALAGTPDADVTVIGGRVRTATAAAVGADTVRSIERLRPDIAFLGTNGISASFGLSTPDPDEAAVKSAIVGAARRVVVVADADKLGTELLVSFARLDAIDVLVTDAAPDAALAAALSDAEVEVWIA